A single Caretta caretta isolate rCarCar2 chromosome 2, rCarCar1.hap1, whole genome shotgun sequence DNA region contains:
- the MROH6 gene encoding maestro heat-like repeat-containing protein family member 6 produces MTSVAQQDPQKKSKQKSGSVSEIIIAGEDISSSPKVEKNLILQQEKSQTVQLVAARKGTQPSLKRELSSLWVQEKFQAVKRLKSSPSSPEIATAPPSVRDLSAVLEEIQVIKGTLQVLSDSSMEIKAKLSKVHSEISQINMLMEKNESGISQIGDQVKMQVNKWEASTPEMKTQLCIADKQDITLQREQQRSVMQESGAAAGEVVEQHIVQNQWDLTLWQGKRKPETAGPLITGDWTSSQTQQDSSPLPQEEGNGHSGKEHTSLVSLTDLVLTTVASLKDSDHASEAAMTTLAAILEDHGAEMKEKVSDIVDGIYLQINNIPEGSARRAALRVMCSLAEEYPEEVVSSLLSHSLPCDSNAAELWKGLCRNLEINAKVMWQLLRELKQRPRLQENSSSSGDGASLTPLAATRALCEMLTIYVCIGAMRGFYPQLFLALLTQVHYLVSLPGYTEVTRRECGQQNRLTTASHVSCAVEALKVLLIRDRKEIVLPWMEKVGGWDLLSTAEGYLEGVLLLARAMVTHASHHLSGLLANTIPNLRTEDEEKTLTAIAFFTGLLRSKSVTKLLPRRTILCRLEEWRIDPRPTVRWLSLHGLGNMALHQQKVKQLQALLPAILVGLNETHERLVEEAITALGSILRHHRDRVNISSICVRIAKTLRPFLDDPRDKVRSSAIGLFGNLLRGLNLKSKSIMQEQVLSSLVPLLLLLHDQDQEVVESCEWTLARCNDFLGWKLLEEIFTMAHYDNQQALCNVCKHLVQQYSGRIHEFLFQSQHYLKSGQAPVRRAASMLTGFIVHHMDASRMSEGDMSSLLSALSDSLLDPEPSVCSVASVSIQQVKQVSENLAVTSVLISLRRLFCCVTSQNREKPLYEDSPFKRKRWMEFQDSKTV; encoded by the exons ATGACTTCAGTTGCACAGCAAGACCCTCAAAAGAAGAGCAAACAGAAGTCTGGTAGTGTCTCTGAGATAATTATTGCTGGTGAGGACATAAGCTCCTCTCCAAAGGTTGAGAAGAACCTCATCTTGCAGCAGGAGAAATCTCAAACAGTCCAGCTGGTTGCTGCCAGGAAGGGAACACAGCCTAGTCTGAAGAGAGAACTAAGCTCTTTGTGGGTTCAGGAGAAGTTTCAGGCTGTAAAAAGGCTAAAATCCTCTCCCTCTTCTCCTGAAATAGCCACTGCTCCTCCCTCAGTGAGAGATCTCTCAGCTGTGCTTGAAGAAATCCAGGTTATCAAGGGGACGTTGCAGGTACTTTCAGACTCATCAATGGAAATTAAAGCCAAGCTCTCCAAGGTACACAGTGAAATCTCACAGATCAACATGCTGATGGAGAAAAATGAATCAGGAATCAGCCAAATTGGAGACCAAGTAAAGATGCAAGTCAATAAATGGGAGGCCAGCACGCCAGAGATGAAGACACAGCTCTGTATTGCAGACAAACAGGATATCACCCTACAGCGGGAGCAGCAGAGGTCTGTAATGCAGGAGTCCGGTGCTGCTGCAGGAGAAGTGGTGGAGCAACACATTGTCCAGAATCAATGGGACCTCACTCTTTGGCAAGGGAAGAGGAaacctgaaacagcagggccCCTGATAACAGGAGACTGGACAAGCTCTCAAACTCAACAGGACTCCTCCCCACTACCGCAGGAGGAAGGCAATGGTCAT agcGGCAAAGAGCATACCAGTTTGGTCTCACTTACCGACCTGGTGCTGACAACTGTAGCCAGTCTGAAGGACTCTGACCATGCCAGTGAAGCAGCCATGACAACACTGGCTGCAATTCTGGAGGACCATGGGGCTGAGATGAAGGAGAAG GTGTCAGACATTGTGGATGGCATCTATCTCCAGATAAACAACATCCCAGAGGGCAGTGCCAGGCGGGCAGCTCTCAGGGTGATGTGTTCATTGGCTGAGGAGTACCCAGAGGAAGTGGTCTCAAGCCTTCTGAGTCACTCGCTCCCATGTGACAG CAATGCTGCTGAGCTGTGGAAGGGTCTGTGCCGAAACCTAGAAATCAATGCCAAAGTTATGTGGCAGCTGCTCAGAGAGCTGAAACAGAGACCCCGACTCCaggagaacagcagcagctctggtgATGGAGCCTCCCTCACTCCACTGGCT GCAACCAGAGCCCTGTGTGAGATGCTTACTATCTATGTGTGCATTGGGGCAATGCGGGGCTTCTACCCCCagctattcctagctctgctgacTCAAGTTCACTACCTGGTGAGCCTGCCAGGCTACACTGAGGTCACCAGAAGGGAGTGCGGCCAGCAGAACAGGCTCACGACAGCCAGCCATGTGAG CTGTGCAGTGGAAGCTCTGAAGGTCCTGCTGATCCGAGACAGAAAAGAAATTGTATTGCCATGGATGGAGAAAGTGGGAGGCTGGGACCTTCTCTCAACTGCTGAGGGTTACCTGGAAGGGGTCCTTCTGCTGGCTAG AGCCATGGTTACACATGCAAGCCACCATCTCTCTGGGCTTCTTGCCAATACCATCCCAAATCTCCGCACTGAGGATGAAGAGAAAACTTTGACAGCCATAGCCTTCTTCACTGGG CTTCTCCGTAGCAAATCTGTGACCAAGCTATTGCCAAGACGAACTATTCTGTGTAGGCTGGAAGAGTGGCGGATAGATCCGAGACCCACTGTCCGCTGGCTAAGTCTGCATGGGCTTGGAAACATGGCACTTCACCAGCAGAAG GTGAAACAGCTCCAGGCTCTCCTTCCTGCCATCCTGGTGGGTTTGAACGAGACACACGAGAGGCTTGTTGAGGAGGCCATCACTGCTCTGGGAAGCATTCTCAGACACCACAGGGACAGGGTGAACATCAGCTCCATCTGTGTTCGGATTGCGAAGACGCTTCGGCCCTTCCTGGATGAC CCCAGAGACAAGGTGCGTTCTTCTGCCATTGGCCTGTTTGGGAACCTCTTAAGAGGTTTGAACCTAAAGTCTAAATCCATCATGCAGGAGCAAGTCCTCAGCAGCTTGGTGCCGTTGCTGCTCCTTTTGCACGACCAGGACCAGGAGGTGGTTGAG AGCTGTGAGTGGACTTTAGCCCGATGTAATGACTTCCTGGGATGGAAATTGCTGGAGGAGATATTCACCATGGCCCATTATGACAATCAGCAGGCCTTGTGCAATGTCTGCAAGCACCTG GTTCAGCAATACTCAGGGAGAATCCATGAATTCCTGTTCCAGAGCCAGCACTATCTGAAGAGTGGCCAGGCTCCCGTGAGGAGGGCAGCCAGTATGTTAACAG GGTTCATTGTTCATCACATGGATGCCAGCCGCATGAGTGAAGGAGATATGTCCTCACTGCTCAGTG ctctcagtgattcgCTGCTTGACCCTGAGCCCTCAGTCTGCAGTGTTGCCTCTGTCTCTATCCAGCAAGTGAAGCAAGTCTCTGAGAATCTGGCTGTGACAAGTGTCCTGATCTCACTGAGGAGGCTATTCTGCTGCGTGACCAGCCAAAACAGAGAGAAACCTTTGTATGAGGACAGCCCCTTTAAAAGAAAGAGATGGATGGAATTTCAAGATTCAAAGACTGTGTga